From Pulveribacter suum, a single genomic window includes:
- a CDS encoding sensor histidine kinase, with protein MKIFQREQRSLFGEILDWMLTPLLLLWPVSLALTWLVAQGLANKPFDRALEYNAHALAQFVTTHDGQVLFSLPQPASELLRADESDAVYYQVLSPTGAYLAGERELPAPPSEERPSSAEVRLRDAELRGVDIRVAYIWVRVPLPDAPAALVQVAETRSKRSVLATEIIKGVMLPQFVILPLAVLLVWLALARGIKPLHQLEERIRARKPDDLSPLNDKSVPMEVAPLVDSVNDLLRRLHESMATQKRFLADAAHQLKTPLAGLRMQADLAQREGTSTEELKQSLKQIGRASIRATHTVNQLLALARAEGSAAALQHQPVDMAQLVIDVVRDAVPRALARHIDLGYDGPAPGAPGVWADGNPLLLKELARNLLDNAINYTPSSASRCGVVTARVLPDTFGRVVMVQIEDSGPGVPESERELVFQPFYRALGTDADGSGLGLPIVREIARQHGVEVTLEDVRPGAALPGARFTLRFAASRARH; from the coding sequence GTGAAGATCTTCCAGCGCGAGCAGCGCTCCCTGTTCGGCGAGATCCTGGACTGGATGCTCACGCCGCTGCTGCTGCTGTGGCCGGTGAGCCTGGCGCTGACCTGGCTGGTCGCGCAGGGCCTGGCCAACAAGCCGTTCGACCGCGCACTGGAATACAACGCCCACGCCCTGGCGCAGTTCGTCACCACGCACGACGGCCAGGTGCTGTTCAGCCTGCCCCAGCCCGCCAGCGAGCTGCTGCGCGCCGACGAGTCCGACGCCGTCTATTACCAGGTGCTCTCGCCCACCGGCGCCTACCTGGCCGGCGAACGCGAGCTGCCCGCGCCCCCATCCGAAGAGCGCCCGTCCTCGGCCGAGGTGCGCCTGCGCGACGCCGAGCTGCGCGGTGTGGACATCCGCGTGGCCTATATCTGGGTGCGCGTGCCGCTGCCGGACGCGCCCGCCGCCCTGGTGCAGGTGGCCGAGACGCGCTCCAAGCGCAGCGTGCTGGCCACCGAAATCATCAAGGGCGTGATGCTGCCGCAGTTCGTCATCCTGCCGCTGGCGGTGCTGCTGGTGTGGCTGGCGCTGGCCCGCGGCATCAAGCCGCTGCACCAGCTCGAAGAACGCATCCGCGCGCGCAAGCCCGACGACCTGTCACCGCTGAACGACAAGTCCGTGCCCATGGAGGTGGCGCCGCTGGTGGACTCGGTCAACGATCTGCTGCGCCGCCTGCACGAATCCATGGCCACGCAAAAGCGCTTTCTGGCCGACGCGGCGCACCAGCTCAAGACCCCGCTGGCTGGCCTGCGCATGCAAGCCGACCTGGCCCAGCGCGAAGGCACCAGCACCGAGGAGCTCAAGCAGTCGCTCAAGCAGATCGGCCGCGCGTCCATCCGCGCCACGCACACCGTCAACCAGCTGCTGGCGCTGGCCCGCGCCGAAGGCAGCGCCGCCGCGCTGCAGCACCAGCCGGTGGACATGGCGCAGCTGGTCATCGACGTGGTGCGCGACGCCGTGCCCCGCGCCCTGGCCCGCCACATCGACCTGGGGTATGACGGCCCGGCGCCGGGCGCGCCCGGGGTGTGGGCGGACGGCAACCCGCTGCTGCTCAAGGAGCTGGCGCGCAACCTGCTGGACAACGCCATCAACTACACGCCCTCCAGCGCCAGCCGCTGCGGCGTGGTCACGGCGCGGGTGCTGCCCGACACCTTTGGCCGCGTGGTGATGGTGCAGATCGAAGACAGCGGCCCGGGCGTGCCCGAAAGCGAGCGCGAACTGGTCTTCCAGCCCTTCTACCGCGCCCTGGGCACCGATGCCGACGGCTCCGGCCTGGGCCTGCCCATCGTGCGCGAGATCGCCCGCCAGCACGGCGTGGAGGTGACGCTGGAGGACGTGCGCCCCGGCGCGGCCCTGCCCGGGGCGCGTTTCACGCTGCGCTTTGCCGCCAGCCGCGCCCGGCACTGA
- the lipA gene encoding lipoyl synthase: protein MSTSEVVREAQPAETYNPSAKQKAGAKLARIPIKVEAGEVLKKPEWIRVRAGSPTTRFYEIKSILREHKLHTVCEEASCPNIGECFGRGTATFMIMGDKCTRRCPFCDVGHGRPDPLDADEPLNLARTIAALKLNYVVITSVDRDDLRDGGAGHFVECIRQVRALSPATRIEILVPDFRGRDDRALEILKAAPPDVMNHNLETAPRLYKQARPGSDYQFSLNLLKKFKALHPGVPTKSGLMVGLGETDEEILEVMRDMRAHGIDMLTIGQYLAPSNAHLPVRRYVHPDTFKMFEREAYAMGFSHAAVGAMVRSSYHADQQAHAAGV, encoded by the coding sequence ATGAGCACCTCTGAAGTCGTCCGCGAAGCGCAGCCTGCCGAGACCTACAACCCGTCCGCCAAGCAAAAGGCGGGCGCCAAGCTGGCGCGCATCCCGATCAAGGTCGAGGCCGGCGAGGTGCTGAAAAAGCCCGAGTGGATCCGCGTCAGGGCCGGCAGCCCGACCACGCGCTTCTACGAGATCAAGTCCATCCTGCGCGAGCACAAGCTGCACACGGTGTGCGAAGAGGCCTCGTGCCCGAACATCGGCGAATGCTTCGGCCGCGGCACGGCCACCTTCATGATCATGGGCGACAAGTGCACGCGCCGCTGCCCGTTCTGCGATGTGGGCCACGGCCGGCCCGACCCGCTGGATGCGGACGAACCCCTGAACCTGGCACGCACCATCGCCGCGCTCAAGCTCAACTACGTGGTCATCACCAGCGTGGACCGCGACGACCTGCGCGACGGCGGTGCCGGCCACTTCGTGGAGTGCATCCGCCAGGTGCGCGCGCTGTCGCCGGCCACGCGCATCGAGATCCTGGTGCCGGACTTCCGCGGCCGCGACGACCGCGCGCTGGAGATCCTCAAGGCCGCGCCGCCGGACGTGATGAACCACAACCTGGAAACCGCCCCGCGCCTGTACAAGCAGGCGCGCCCGGGCTCGGACTACCAGTTCAGCCTGAACCTGCTCAAGAAATTCAAGGCGCTGCACCCGGGCGTGCCCACAAAAAGCGGCCTGATGGTCGGCCTGGGCGAGACGGACGAGGAAATCCTGGAGGTGATGCGCGACATGCGCGCGCATGGCATCGACATGCTCACCATCGGCCAGTACCTGGCGCCGTCGAACGCGCACCTGCCGGTGCGCCGCTACGTGCACCCGGACACCTTCAAGATGTTCGAGCGCGAGGCCTACGCCATGGGCTTCTCGCACGCCGCCGTGGGCGCCATGGTGCGCTCTAGCTACCACGCCGACCAGCAGGCCCACGCGGCCGGGGTCTGA
- a CDS encoding response regulator, with translation MRILIAEDDQVLADGLLRSLRGSGAVVDHVASGTEVDAALMTNNEFDLLILDLGLPKMHGLEVLKRLRGRGQALPVLILTAADGIDERVKGLDLGADDYMAKPFSLQELEARVRALTRRGMGATSSAIRHGPLVYDQAGRVATIDGKLVELSARELGLLEVLLQRAGRLVSKEQLVERLCEWGEEVSNNAIEVYIHRLRKKIERGPIRIATVRGLGYCLEKITV, from the coding sequence ATGCGCATCCTCATTGCCGAAGACGACCAGGTGCTGGCCGATGGCCTGCTGCGCAGCCTGCGCGGCTCGGGCGCGGTGGTGGACCACGTGGCCAGCGGCACCGAGGTCGATGCCGCCTTGATGACCAACAACGAGTTCGACCTGCTGATCCTGGACCTGGGCCTGCCCAAGATGCACGGGCTGGAAGTCTTGAAGCGCCTGCGCGGGCGCGGGCAGGCGCTGCCGGTGCTGATCCTGACGGCGGCCGACGGCATCGACGAGCGCGTCAAGGGCCTGGACCTGGGCGCTGACGACTACATGGCCAAGCCCTTTTCGCTGCAGGAGCTGGAGGCGCGCGTGCGCGCGCTCACCCGCCGCGGCATGGGCGCCACCAGCAGCGCCATCCGCCACGGCCCGCTGGTGTACGACCAGGCCGGGCGCGTGGCCACCATCGACGGCAAGCTGGTGGAGCTGTCGGCGCGCGAGCTGGGCCTTTTGGAAGTGCTGCTGCAGCGCGCCGGGCGGCTGGTGTCCAAGGAGCAGCTGGTCGAGCGCCTGTGCGAGTGGGGCGAGGAGGTGAGCAACAACGCCATCGAGGTGTATATCCACCGCCTGCGCAAGAAGATCGAGCGCGGCCCGATCCGCATTGCCACGGTGCGCGGGCTGGGCTATTGCCTGGAAAAGATCACCGTCTGA
- the recA gene encoding recombinase RecA has protein sequence MNATVNTAAANSEKAKALQAALAQIEKQFGKGTIMRLGEGEVIEDIQVVSTGSLGLDIALGVGGLPRGRVIEIYGPESSGKTTLTLQVIAQMQKLAGQCAFVDAEHALDVQYAQKLGVNLQDLLISQPDTGEQALEIVDSLVRSGAVDLIVIDSVAALTPKAEIEGEMGDQLPGLQARLMSQALRKLTATIKKTNCTVIFINQIRMKIGVMFGSPETTTGGNALKFYASVRLDIRRIGTIKKGDNPIGNETRVKVVKNKVSPPFKTAEFDILFGEGISREGEIIDMGVNARILDKSGAWYAYNGEKIGQGRDNAREFLRENPQLAHEIENKVRDSLGIALLPAAVGGQSAAAPDEPAPAVEEDKPAPRSRKADKADKTEELPL, from the coding sequence ATGAACGCAACCGTCAATACCGCCGCCGCCAACAGCGAAAAGGCCAAGGCCCTGCAAGCGGCCCTCGCCCAGATCGAAAAGCAGTTCGGCAAGGGCACCATCATGCGCCTGGGCGAAGGCGAGGTCATCGAAGACATCCAGGTCGTCTCCACCGGCTCGCTGGGCCTGGACATCGCCCTGGGCGTGGGCGGCCTGCCGCGCGGGCGGGTCATCGAGATCTATGGCCCGGAGAGCTCGGGCAAGACCACGCTGACGCTGCAGGTCATCGCGCAGATGCAAAAGCTGGCCGGCCAGTGCGCCTTCGTCGATGCCGAACACGCGCTGGACGTGCAGTACGCGCAAAAGCTGGGCGTGAACCTGCAGGACCTGCTGATCAGCCAGCCCGACACCGGCGAGCAGGCGCTGGAGATCGTGGACAGCCTGGTGCGCTCGGGCGCGGTGGACTTGATCGTCATCGACTCGGTCGCGGCGCTCACGCCCAAGGCCGAAATCGAGGGTGAGATGGGCGACCAGCTGCCGGGCCTGCAGGCACGGCTGATGAGCCAGGCGCTGCGCAAGCTCACGGCCACCATCAAGAAGACCAACTGCACGGTCATCTTCATCAACCAGATCCGCATGAAGATCGGCGTGATGTTCGGCTCGCCCGAGACCACCACCGGCGGCAACGCGCTGAAGTTCTACGCCTCGGTGCGGCTGGACATCCGCCGCATCGGCACCATCAAGAAGGGGGACAACCCGATCGGCAACGAAACGCGCGTCAAGGTGGTGAAGAACAAGGTCAGCCCGCCGTTCAAGACGGCCGAGTTCGACATCCTGTTCGGCGAGGGCATCTCGCGCGAGGGCGAGATCATCGACATGGGCGTGAACGCGCGCATCCTGGACAAGAGCGGCGCCTGGTACGCCTACAACGGCGAGAAGATCGGCCAGGGCCGCGACAACGCCCGCGAGTTCCTGCGCGAAAACCCCCAGCTGGCGCACGAAATCGAGAACAAGGTGCGCGACAGCCTGGGCATCGCCTTGCTGCCGGCAGCAGTGGGCGGGCAAAGCGCCGCCGCGCCGGACGAGCCGGCCCCTGCCGTTGAGGAAGACAAGCCCGCTCCGCGCAGCAGGAAGGCCGACAAGGCGGACAAGACCGAAGAGCTTCCCCTGTAA
- a CDS encoding MarR family winged helix-turn-helix transcriptional regulator — translation MPVTPLCDPAGDAWRQTHLGRLLGHALRRFDARVLQLMARSVEAPLALSNLAAREQVSAAHVHLTRHLSPAGDRITELAARAGMAKQSMAALIDQCEAWGLVTREADPHDARARRVRYTALGLAWREAFRQAVAQAQAEFRAEVGEEVATVIALGLEAYAGGEGAPA, via the coding sequence ATGCCCGTCACACCCCTTTGCGATCCGGCTGGCGATGCTTGGCGCCAGACCCACCTGGGCCGCCTGCTGGGCCATGCCCTGCGGCGTTTCGATGCACGCGTGCTGCAGCTGATGGCGCGCAGCGTGGAGGCGCCGCTGGCGCTGTCCAACCTGGCCGCGCGCGAGCAGGTCAGCGCCGCCCACGTGCACCTGACGCGCCACCTCTCGCCCGCGGGCGACCGCATCACCGAGCTGGCGGCGCGTGCCGGCATGGCCAAGCAGTCCATGGCGGCGCTGATCGACCAGTGCGAGGCCTGGGGCCTGGTCACCCGCGAGGCCGACCCGCACGATGCGCGCGCGCGCCGGGTGCGCTACACGGCGCTAGGCCTGGCCTGGCGCGAGGCCTTCCGCCAGGCCGTGGCGCAGGCGCAGGCCGAGTTTCGCGCCGAGGTGGGCGAGGAGGTGGCCACCGTCATCGCCCTGGGCCTGGAGGCCTATGCCGGCGGCGAAGGTGCGCCGGCCTAG
- a CDS encoding SET domain-containing protein produces the protein MPPQSKAPLKPTDGRRIQTRRSGVHGKGVFAVQPIAEGEVIIEYTGEVIGWDEAQARHPHDPKQPNHTFYFHVDEDRVIDAKFGGNSSRWINHSCDPNCWADEQDGRIFITALRNIEAGEELNYDYGLIIDERYTKKLKAEYPCWCGAANCRGTLLAPKRGWSPPGPRA, from the coding sequence ATGCCGCCCCAGTCCAAAGCCCCTCTCAAGCCCACCGACGGGCGGCGCATCCAGACCCGGCGCTCGGGCGTGCATGGCAAGGGCGTATTCGCCGTGCAGCCCATCGCCGAGGGCGAGGTCATCATCGAATACACGGGCGAGGTGATCGGCTGGGACGAAGCCCAGGCGCGCCACCCGCACGACCCGAAGCAGCCCAACCACACTTTTTATTTCCACGTCGATGAAGACCGCGTGATCGACGCAAAGTTCGGCGGCAATTCCTCGCGCTGGATCAACCACAGCTGCGACCCCAACTGCTGGGCCGACGAGCAGGACGGCCGCATCTTCATCACCGCGCTGCGCAACATCGAAGCCGGCGAAGAGCTGAACTACGACTACGGCCTGATCATCGACGAGCGCTACACCAAAAAGCTCAAGGCCGAATACCCCTGCTGGTGCGGCGCCGCCAACTGCCGCGGCACGCTGCTGGCCCCGAAGCGCGGCTGGTCGCCGCCAGGGCCGCGCGCATGA
- a CDS encoding sporulation protein — MLRLAVLVLLLANAGYYAWSAGLLQDWGLGPVSDGEPQRLQQQVEPQKLRLLAPQTGASAAAPAPPPAAAPPASAAAPAAPAPDAPASAAAAAASAAAAAPPPGICLQAGVFDARQGDALRSALAEWPEGSWQLESTPVAGRWMVYMGRFPDEEIVARKRLELRALKIPYDRPGQALEPGLSLGRFSTEEAAQRGLGQLASQGVRTARVVQERADAPGYTLRLPAVSPALRPRMAALEPALAGRALKPCG, encoded by the coding sequence ATGCTGCGCCTTGCCGTCCTTGTGCTGCTGCTGGCCAACGCCGGCTACTACGCCTGGTCCGCCGGCCTGCTGCAGGACTGGGGCCTGGGCCCGGTGAGCGACGGCGAGCCGCAGCGCCTGCAGCAGCAGGTCGAGCCGCAGAAGCTGCGCCTGCTGGCGCCGCAGACCGGCGCGTCCGCTGCGGCGCCTGCCCCGCCGCCCGCTGCTGCGCCCCCGGCCAGCGCCGCAGCGCCCGCTGCCCCCGCCCCCGATGCACCGGCCAGCGCGGCGGCTGCCGCCGCTAGCGCAGCCGCCGCCGCGCCGCCGCCCGGCATCTGCCTGCAGGCCGGCGTGTTCGACGCCCGCCAGGGCGACGCGCTGCGCAGCGCCCTGGCCGAGTGGCCCGAGGGCAGCTGGCAGCTCGAATCGACCCCCGTGGCGGGCCGCTGGATGGTCTATATGGGCCGCTTTCCCGACGAGGAGATCGTGGCCCGCAAGCGCTTGGAGCTGCGTGCGCTGAAGATCCCCTACGACCGGCCCGGCCAGGCGCTGGAGCCCGGCCTGTCGCTGGGGCGCTTTTCCACCGAAGAGGCGGCCCAGCGCGGCCTGGGGCAGCTGGCCAGCCAGGGCGTGCGCACCGCCCGCGTGGTGCAAGAGCGCGCCGACGCGCCCGGCTACACCCTGCGCCTGCCGGCCGTCAGCCCGGCATTGCGCCCGCGCATGGCCGCGCTGGAGCCGGCGCTGGCCGGCAGGGCGCTCAAGCCCTGCGGCTGA
- the recX gene encoding recombination regulator RecX: MGFQKLSLKGRALRLLAQREHSRSELQAKLARHVQEGEDLAAILDELQAKDFINEDRVVESVVHRRAARLGSQRVMQELRRKGLDEERVRAAGRQLAGSELERASAVWRQRFGAVADTPAERARQMRFLAARGFAADVVRRVVRGAAGDDDENGVAGGWE, from the coding sequence ATGGGATTTCAGAAGCTGTCGCTCAAGGGCCGCGCGCTGCGCCTGCTGGCCCAGCGCGAGCATTCGCGCAGCGAGCTGCAGGCCAAGCTGGCGCGCCATGTGCAGGAGGGCGAGGATCTGGCCGCCATTCTGGACGAGCTGCAGGCCAAGGACTTCATCAACGAAGACCGGGTGGTGGAGTCGGTCGTGCACCGCCGCGCCGCGCGCCTGGGCAGCCAGCGCGTCATGCAGGAGCTGCGCCGCAAGGGGCTGGACGAGGAGCGGGTGCGCGCTGCCGGCCGGCAGTTGGCCGGCAGCGAGCTCGAGCGCGCCAGCGCCGTCTGGCGCCAGCGCTTTGGCGCCGTGGCCGATACGCCGGCGGAGCGGGCGCGCCAGATGCGCTTTCTGGCCGCGCGCGGCTTTGCCGCCGACGTGGTGCGCCGCGTGGTGCGCGGCGCTGCCGGGGATGACGATGAGAATGGAGTGGCCGGCGGCTGGGAGTGA
- a CDS encoding DNA topoisomerase III has product MSKTLVIAEKPSVAQDIVRALTPVAGRFDKHEDHFENERYVVTSAVGHLVEIQAPEEFDVKRGKWSFAHLPVLPPYFDLKPVDKTKSRLNAVVKQAKRKDVTELVNACDAGREGELIFRLIEQYAGGAKGALGKPVRRLWLQSMTPQAIRDGFANLKSDAQMRGLADAARSRSEADWLVGINGTRAMTAFNSQGGGFFLTTVGRVQTPTLSLVVEREEKIRKFIVRDYWEVHAGFAAEAGQYLGKWFDPQWKKSDDPEARADRLWVQAEAQRIADAVRGKPASVTEEAKPTTQASPLLFDLTSLQREANGRFGFSAKTTLALAQSLYERHKALTYPRTDSRALPEDYLPVARDTFGMLATSGMRHLAPYAQQALDEGYVRPTKKVFDNSKVSDHFAIIPTTQAPSGLSEAEQKLYDLVVRRFLAVFFPSAEYLVTTRISRVEGHAFRTDGKVLVKPGWLAIYGKEAANETDGGKDGEKGQPLVAVRPGERPLAETVEAKGLKTKPPARYSEATLLGAMESAGKQVEDEELRSAMQEKGLGTPATRAATIEGLLTEKYMLREGRELIPTAKAFQLMTLLRGLGVHELSRAELTGEWEYKLAQMERGELARDTFMQQIQAMTEKIVRKAKEYDRDSIPGDYAQLASPCPNCGGVVKENYRRYACTGSSGSAEGCGFSFTKSPAGRTFETAEAEALLRDRRIGPLEGFRSKAGWPFTAEVTIVRDEEAGNFKLEFDFGDDAAAGEGSGEAVDFSGQESLGPCPVCGAPVYEHGSNYVCSRAVPTQQQPVPSCTFKSGKIILQQPVERAQMAKLLATGKTDLLDKFVSLRTRRPFKAFLAWDASAGKVNFEFEQRDSKYPPRKTAASPASKTGAASAGRTGAAAKKAAKPAAKNTAATKTPRKPSTAAGKVPSALLAAVIGPEPVPRTEAMKKTWDYIKAHNLQDPQDKRTIVADDKLRAVFGKDRVGMFELAGILGKHLGGEG; this is encoded by the coding sequence ATGAGCAAGACGCTGGTAATCGCAGAAAAGCCCTCGGTGGCGCAAGACATCGTGCGCGCCCTCACGCCCGTGGCGGGCAGGTTCGACAAGCACGAGGATCATTTTGAAAACGAGCGCTACGTGGTCACGAGCGCCGTGGGCCACCTGGTGGAAATCCAGGCGCCCGAAGAATTCGACGTCAAGCGCGGCAAGTGGAGCTTTGCCCACCTGCCCGTCCTTCCGCCGTACTTCGACCTGAAGCCCGTGGACAAGACCAAGAGCCGCCTGAACGCCGTCGTCAAGCAGGCCAAGCGCAAGGACGTGACGGAGCTCGTCAACGCCTGCGACGCGGGGCGCGAGGGCGAGCTGATCTTCCGCCTGATCGAGCAGTACGCCGGCGGCGCCAAGGGTGCCTTGGGCAAGCCGGTGCGCCGCCTGTGGCTGCAGAGCATGACGCCGCAGGCCATCCGCGACGGCTTTGCCAACCTCAAGAGCGACGCGCAGATGCGCGGCCTGGCCGACGCCGCGCGCAGCCGCAGCGAAGCCGACTGGCTGGTGGGCATCAACGGCACGCGCGCCATGACGGCGTTCAACTCGCAGGGCGGCGGGTTCTTCCTGACCACCGTGGGCCGGGTGCAGACGCCCACGCTGTCGCTGGTGGTCGAGCGCGAGGAAAAGATCCGCAAGTTCATCGTGCGCGACTACTGGGAGGTGCACGCCGGCTTTGCGGCCGAGGCCGGCCAGTACCTGGGCAAGTGGTTCGACCCGCAATGGAAGAAAAGCGATGACCCGGAAGCCCGCGCCGACCGGCTGTGGGTGCAGGCCGAAGCGCAGCGCATCGCCGACGCGGTGCGCGGCAAGCCGGCGAGCGTCACCGAAGAGGCCAAACCCACCACGCAGGCCTCGCCCCTGCTGTTCGATTTGACCAGCCTGCAGCGCGAGGCCAACGGCCGCTTCGGCTTCTCGGCCAAGACCACGCTGGCGCTGGCGCAAAGCCTGTACGAGCGGCACAAGGCGCTGACCTACCCGCGTACCGATTCGCGCGCCCTGCCCGAGGACTACCTGCCGGTGGCCCGGGACACCTTCGGCATGCTGGCCACCAGCGGCATGCGGCACCTGGCACCCTACGCCCAGCAGGCGCTGGATGAAGGCTACGTGCGCCCCACCAAGAAGGTCTTCGACAACAGCAAGGTCAGCGACCACTTCGCCATCATCCCCACCACGCAGGCGCCCAGCGGGCTGTCCGAGGCCGAGCAAAAGCTCTACGACCTGGTGGTGCGGCGCTTCCTGGCGGTGTTCTTCCCCAGCGCCGAGTACCTCGTCACCACGCGCATCAGCCGCGTGGAGGGGCACGCCTTTCGCACCGACGGCAAGGTGCTGGTCAAGCCCGGCTGGCTGGCCATCTACGGCAAGGAAGCCGCCAACGAGACCGACGGCGGCAAGGACGGCGAGAAGGGCCAGCCGCTGGTGGCCGTGCGCCCGGGCGAGCGCCCGCTGGCCGAGACGGTGGAGGCCAAGGGCCTGAAGACCAAGCCCCCCGCCCGCTACTCAGAAGCCACGCTGCTGGGCGCCATGGAATCCGCCGGCAAGCAGGTGGAAGACGAGGAGCTGCGCAGCGCCATGCAGGAAAAGGGCCTGGGCACGCCGGCCACGCGCGCGGCCACCATCGAAGGGCTGCTCACCGAGAAATACATGCTGCGCGAGGGCCGCGAGCTGATTCCCACGGCCAAGGCCTTCCAGCTCATGACGCTCTTGCGCGGCCTGGGCGTGCACGAGCTGTCGCGCGCCGAGCTCACCGGCGAGTGGGAATACAAGCTGGCGCAGATGGAGCGCGGCGAGCTCGCCCGCGATACCTTCATGCAGCAGATCCAGGCCATGACGGAAAAGATCGTCCGAAAGGCCAAGGAATACGACCGCGACAGCATCCCGGGCGACTACGCGCAGCTTGCATCGCCCTGCCCGAACTGCGGCGGCGTGGTCAAGGAGAACTACCGCCGCTACGCCTGCACCGGCAGCAGCGGCAGCGCCGAAGGCTGCGGTTTTTCGTTCACCAAGTCGCCCGCCGGGCGCACCTTCGAGACGGCCGAGGCGGAGGCCCTGCTGCGCGATCGCCGCATCGGCCCGCTGGAGGGATTTCGCTCCAAGGCCGGCTGGCCGTTCACGGCCGAGGTGACGATCGTGCGCGATGAGGAAGCCGGCAACTTCAAGCTGGAGTTCGACTTCGGCGACGACGCGGCGGCCGGCGAGGGCAGCGGCGAGGCGGTGGATTTCAGCGGCCAGGAGAGCCTGGGCCCGTGCCCTGTGTGCGGCGCGCCGGTGTACGAGCACGGCAGCAACTATGTCTGCAGCCGCGCCGTACCCACGCAGCAACAGCCTGTGCCCAGCTGCACCTTCAAGAGCGGCAAGATCATCCTGCAGCAGCCCGTGGAGCGCGCCCAGATGGCCAAGCTGCTGGCCACCGGCAAGACCGACCTGCTGGACAAGTTCGTCAGCCTGCGCACGCGCCGCCCGTTCAAGGCCTTCCTGGCCTGGGACGCCAGCGCCGGCAAGGTCAACTTCGAGTTCGAGCAGCGCGACAGCAAGTACCCGCCGCGCAAGACGGCGGCGTCGCCTGCTAGCAAAACGGGAGCTGCCAGCGCAGGCAGGACGGGCGCTGCGGCCAAAAAGGCCGCAAAACCCGCGGCGAAGAATACCGCCGCCACCAAGACCCCGCGCAAGCCCAGCACGGCCGCCGGCAAGGTGCCCAGCGCCCTGCTGGCCGCCGTGATCGGTCCGGAGCCCGTGCCCCGCACCGAGGCCATGAAGAAAACCTGGGACTACATCAAGGCCCACAACCTGCAGGACCCGCAGGACAAGCGCACCATCGTCGCCGACGACAAGCTGCGCGCCGTCTTCGGCAAGGACCGGGTGGGCATGTTCGAGCTGGCGGGCATCCTGGGCAAGCACCTGGGGGGCGAAGGGTGA
- a CDS encoding biotin--[acetyl-CoA-carboxylase] ligase: protein MSGAAALIPAWPAEDIWQQIEPLLPGFSVEVLASVDSTSSELMRRARGGRTEPTLLVAETQTAGRGRLGRQWKSAGVYEGTGVVPALTFSLGLPLAPQGWSGLSLAVGVTVAECLDGTGAEPRIRLKWPNDLWLAGDRKLGGILVETASFATGPQTAEQPRYVVVGIGLNVLPVLAEGLSTPPACLREVDTSLSAARALKRLALPLVQALLGFAEHGFAPFQPRFARRDVLAGRGVTLSNGQQGTAHGVSDEGALLVHTATGMQAITSAEISVRPQ, encoded by the coding sequence ATGAGCGGAGCCGCTGCCCTCATCCCGGCCTGGCCGGCGGAGGACATCTGGCAGCAGATCGAGCCGCTGCTGCCGGGCTTTTCCGTCGAGGTGCTGGCCAGTGTCGACTCGACCAGCAGCGAGCTGATGCGCCGCGCACGGGGCGGCCGCACCGAGCCCACGCTGCTGGTGGCCGAGACGCAGACGGCGGGGCGCGGCCGGCTGGGCCGGCAGTGGAAGAGTGCCGGTGTGTACGAAGGCACGGGCGTGGTGCCGGCGCTGACCTTCTCGCTGGGCCTGCCGCTGGCGCCGCAGGGCTGGTCCGGCCTGTCGCTGGCCGTGGGCGTGACGGTGGCCGAGTGCCTGGACGGCACCGGCGCCGAGCCGCGCATCCGCCTCAAGTGGCCCAACGATCTGTGGCTGGCCGGCGACCGCAAGCTGGGCGGCATTCTGGTGGAGACGGCCAGCTTTGCCACCGGCCCGCAGACCGCCGAGCAGCCGCGCTACGTGGTGGTGGGCATCGGGCTGAACGTGCTGCCGGTGCTGGCGGAGGGCCTGTCCACGCCGCCGGCCTGCCTGCGCGAGGTGGACACCTCCTTGAGCGCCGCGCGGGCGCTCAAGCGGCTGGCGCTGCCCCTGGTGCAGGCCCTGCTGGGCTTTGCCGAGCACGGCTTTGCGCCCTTCCAGCCACGCTTTGCCCGCCGCGACGTGCTGGCCGGTCGCGGCGTGACCCTCAGCAATGGCCAGCAGGGCACGGCCCACGGCGTGAGCGACGAGGGCGCGCTGCTGGTGCACACGGCCACCGGCATGCAGGCCATCACCAGCGCCGAGATCAGCGTGCGTCCGCAATGA